Part of the Lolium rigidum isolate FL_2022 chromosome 6, APGP_CSIRO_Lrig_0.1, whole genome shotgun sequence genome, GTTTCCCTATACGCTGTTATTTATGGCAGAaatcgcgagggagaggaagagagaccGCCATCGGGAGATTGATGGAGAGGATGAGACAGCCAAATTGATGGAGAGGATGAGACAGCCAAATTGATGGAGAGGATGAAACATCAATGGCTGTGGCCAGGAAGTGCTCGGTGGCTAAAAAATTGCAAATTGttatagaaaagaaaaataatgatGGGCCGGTTCCTTCCATCGGACGATCATCAAAGAAGATTCAGCTATGGGCTGCATCTGGAGTCAAGTAGTGGGCTGTATAGTTGGCCTTCACCGGTCAAAACGTACATGATGAAACGTATGGCAGAAACTCCCGTGAAAAACCAAGGCAGTAAAAGCTGATCATTGGAAGATAAGGGGTTGCTGAATTGACATGCATGCTGAGGTGGCATACCTGCATGTCAAGGAAAATAGAGGTAGTGGGGGACTCCTATTAAGAGATAGAAGATTGGTATGTTTGCATCATATATACTActtcctccgttcctttttataatgcctatagatttttggcatttgtttcagaatataaggttgtagcttgactctttttcaattaccccctctaccgGTTAGCTCCTAGACGACATGCGTGAAAAAAATTCATACAAAAAGGAAATAATTAAttaagattcctaatgcatgactccaacgattccttagatttaggaagtaatgtttttatttccttaatataaactggctgcacatatatggagagtcaaccagagagatttgtgggatttcttatgttaatttaggaagttaccgatttccctcattttactctgatctcaaatcgtcaatctagggggtcttgtgtaaagaacactcttgtgctaattttcgtaccaaaaatctataggcactatagaatggaacagagagaGTATAATAATTAATTGAAGGACTGAATATCATAAGCACAACATACAAAAGAATGATTAACTTTAACAACATTTGAAAATAAATCAGAACTTTTGTGTCATGCCTATGGATATGTACCATATCAGAACATGCTTGGGAAAAAACTTTGATGTTGATTTCGAATATTATTAATTCAAACTAGTATTCATATACATAGTCAAATGAACAATTCAAATATTTTAAATTAAGTTAGTAACTGCAAAGTTTAAAATAATAGTACAAAGGGTTGTTACAAGTACaaatgaaataagtacaagtgtGCAAGACCATAACCATGCTTTAGTATTACCAAATACTAACAAAGGAAGTAGAAACTCCAATATACTTACATATCTTTATCTTCTTTTCCTACTTGAACCCATAAAAACAATGATAAAATGCTTTGCAATATGTTAAAAAATTGGCATCTCCTCACGAGATGTATATTTGATGTCTGGACTTTAATCTTACATCTAAGACACTAGGCTTAGATCCAAAGTTAAGTTGGTCTTCTTAAGAGACAACAAAGCCAACAACACTTGAGCATGACCATAATCAGCCAACCAGGGAAATGAAGTATCCAAAAAGAAGGACGAGAAGCAACAATCCTTAAGAATTGTCTAATAAAGAGACAAATAATTTATCAATTAAGTGTAAGGAGACCAGGCTCGATCTTAAGAACCAAAGAAGGGCAACATGAGTAGCTAACAAACACGCACCCTAGTTGAATATGCTCCATTTAAACAGAGGCAACAAAGTTAACTTGAGTATGAATTAGTTTTCATGACTTTGTCCAACTAATCCCACGTAAAAATTCTTACAACTAGCTCTCTATCAGTTCCATCTCAATCCATTCAGCCGCAAGGCAACCATTAATTAGGAAATCCTATAATAGTATCAAAGCCATTAATTAGTGAAAACAAGTAGCTTATCCATCTCTGATAAATAAGAGTCATCATTAAGGTGTCAAGCCACTAGGGGAAGCCATGACATGTAAACATAATCCCGTGCCATAGCTTCAACACCACAACACATTGTACAACAAGGACATATGTTAGAAATGGCAAAATTATGATTTATAGTTGGGTCATGAAAATTAAAGTAACAATATGAATAGGCTAATCCATAAGAAATAGGTTATTCTAATAACTAGAAGAACgagtttcaaatttcaaaaagtaCTCAATAAAAGAGAAATGGTTAAATAGCAAGGAGAAGTGCTGAACTTCCGGATTGTACGGAATCACTTTACTTAGAGGCCTATATCTCCGTCAAGCGAGCCAGGCTTTTGACGGAGGCTCTTATCAACtgacacatcaatatcttcacagCAGTTGGTGGTCCAAGATGCGGCTGCCGGCATCCGGAATTCACCGCGTGTCCACCGCAACTGTTGTGTTAGTGCTAGCAGACAAGCCCTAAGTCAGCTTATCACATACACATGTCCTAATTCCTTGTAGTTTTAGCTATTTTCTCATAGCAACACACATTCTCTGTGCTAGATGAATAATATGTCTATCCAACACTATGAACAACACATACACTAATCCCATATGATGATGCCACTGACCAAGCTCAATCAAGATACACAATAATCAAGAAGAGTGAGTGTACATCATGAACTAGTAATATGAAGATATTCTTATCTATGGCTTCTAACATATGATCAAGACATATAACATATGTAATTATGCATGGCATTACTAGGACCAATAGCCATCTAATTTAGCATACCCGCCTTCAATCCATAGCATGTAAACAATTAGAAAAAATATAGGTGCACACTAACATACATGTCACCTGGTACCTAACCATGACATGGATCTACTAATACAACATTTTCTAACGGAGATAAGCGCAAGAAATTAACCATTCCGTCATATATTTCCATGGCCCTCGTTGGATTCAGCTTACAGAGTTCTACAAGATGGCATCCTGGATGAAGTTTTATTTCTATATGGATGGTGTATTCAGCCACACCTACTTCTACTACAAACACTACACAGACTCATCTTCGTTTGATGGTGAGTACTACGACCCGAGAGATGTTGATGGGATCATTATCCATTAGTCAGACGTCTACTAGCTACATACCTAGCTATCTATATATTCTTAATATTGTGCCACTTCTATGTAGCATTGTATCTGTACTGAACTTTATTATATCTGTACCGAATTGTACTATATCTATACAAAATTGTACTCTATCTatgttgaacattttttgttttctaaaatCTATAATAAATACTAGTAGCGTGTGTCCATGAAGTTGCGCCACTATCAATACCGTTACTAGCATGCGTGGCCAGCGTGCTACCAGTATTAACTAATGGTAGTGTGTTGTATCTGCTTGCTACCAGTATCTGGACTAGCTACTAGTCGCGTGTGTGACTGGCACACGACCAGTAACCTGTACCACTTGACATTGCAtggagccccatgtgtggttttttaACTAATGAAAATCTCTAAGGATTAATGGTTGCACTGAGTACCACTTATAGGTTTTGTCCATAGAcagtgcttgaaccatatgttggctttaaggttgcaataagaagcaaattaAGAAGATCAAGTGACAAGTATGTCTTCAAGAGAAGGAGTGAGATCTCATATGCATTTTCAAGACATCAACAATATGGATAAAGAAGAAATAGTAATGCATTGAAGAAGATATATGAAGACGAAGCTTGccatcaaaatgttgatcatgGATACATGAAGATATGCCGAAGAATAAGCTCTTCCACAGTGGATTATGGTGGAGAAATCTgcaagacttcatcaagaaaTCACAATCAAGAAAGACATTCCATCTTGAAGCGGTCAAGTTCTTCATTTtctagctcaagtggaatgcacaaGGTTATGGTTTGTTCTTGGTAGTGTGTCTTTTTACCGGTCTCACGGTATAGTTGGGATACTGGATTATAGGTAGTTATTCAtattatcaagagggctctcgaatcACTAACTTGATCGCATTGTTCAGAGAGAGCTaaaagccttgcatgctttgcatcatcttttttggttgttcttggttcttatccatgtcaTATTTTAGACCTTGTGTTTATTCTCATGAAAAGCTCCAGCTCATCGAAAACGGACTTTGCACGGAAATTGCGTTTTCGATTCTGGAGGTTTTACTGGTTATTCTTTTATAAAGAGGTAAAATCCTTTGTTTTTATCCTCCCTTGATGTAAAATGATGGTTCTTTGCATGATCTAGTAGAGCTTGTTTCTAGCTTCAgaatgagcccaagatcttcgaaaTCGGAGTTTGGATACTCCGGTTATGGTCGTTACTGTTTTGGTCTTTCTGCTAGTTttgcgggggggggggagggtgTGGAAATTCCGGCTCTGAAAGGTTCAAAATTTCCAAGCCCCACCAGGAAATTTCCATCTACTAGTAGGGGGTTTTAACCATAAATTCTCATTGAAAGTCTAAGTTTCGGGTGGGAGCCTCCAAttgttgtggagtttgcctcaagCTTGTGATGTTCGTGGAGATACTTGGgatcctccaattaagttgtggagctcACACAAAGATTGTacaggttcggtgaccacccacaAGGGTCCCATAGTAGATCGAGGatttcccttttggtgggaaatctcgaggagaatacggtggaccATTGTGGCATTTGGAGTgtcttgtgcctccacaccgctccaacagagAATAGCAGCTGCAAGGTGTGAACTTCTTGATACATCATCATCTCTGATTTCCTCAGTTATTTCTCAACTTGACCTCCTttatttatgcactttactttgtaatagccttcgtgcttgaagttctatatcttgctatcaccttgttccttgtttttcttagcataggttgttggtgcacatatatGAACCTCAATTTCTAGGTGTCGTGCATGATAAGTGAAACATTAGTTTTATTCCATACTTGCTCAAGCCCCCAACATAAAAAGTTTGAAACACATATTCACCCCCATTCTAGGCGGCACTCTTGGTCTTTCATCACTGGCGCGATAGCAGTCGCAAATTTACACACGCGACCAATGAacattttcctactagtgcatgcATGTACACATAACCAGAGGGCAACCAACAAATCCAACCTAATTGCTAGACTATCCAAGGCTAAATATTATTGCCACAGAGTGACAAAAAGTACTAGCTAGTAACCCAAATCATGATAAACCCTAAATTGGCATGGCTGGATATCCAACACTAGATCACCACAACATGATGGGTGAGAGAACATGATATTTTAGGCTCAATGATGTGGCATGAGAGGAAGGATAAAGATAGAGAAGGACTAGAGCCATTCACATATCCACTAAAGCCATAGAGGATGGCCAACACCACCGTTGTTATGGTGCGGTGAACCCATCGTCACACGTTTGCCGAGTATCCATAGGAGAAGTACACGGAGTAGTCAAACCCGCTAAGGTTGCCTCAAGAAGGGGGCAAACCCGTCGAGGAGAAGTGTAGAGATCAACCTCGACGCGAAAAATGCATGCGACCGATACTTAGAGTGGCGACTTGCTGTGCTACAAAAGAGTACACAAGGTGTCTAGATTTGTTCGAGAAGAAGTGAATGTCATGGTTTGAGTTTATCTATTCAAGTCATGGACTTTATGTTTTCCATGTTTATTAGTATTCGTGAACTTGTCCTTTTCCGCGGAAATAAATGTACTGATCTACTAATAACCATCAACAGTACGGAGAATGGGAAAAGTAATAAAATTTACAAATATGTCACTAGATCACCTAGAGATGACTACAAGCACTAAAGAGAGCTGAAGGCGCGTCGCCTTCCTCACCCCTCCCTCAGTAGAGTCGAGAAAAACTTGTCGTGGTAGAGCTTTTTTAGTAGATAGAAAATCGTAGTGCTAAGGCCTAAAGGAACAACGtaccagagcaacaaccatcaccaaagatgagaaccgtagatcggaagagtctGACCTACAGCCACACCAACGAAGACAAAAACCGACAAGATCCCAGAAGATCCACCGGACACACTAACTCCGCGTGTCCTTTGCCGGTGCTAGACACACAACCAGAGCAGGGTCGAGACATGGAGGACGTTATTATGACACCATGATGTAACCGCCATCTCACTATCTCAAAGAATAGACAAAATCTTGCTAAAATAAGAAACGGAAACCCTCTCACCGACGAGAGGTTGAGATCCACCGCAGATGCAAGGCCTGTAGGCCATTGAAGGAGGGGCGGACCAGTAGTGTCACTTGACGGAGGAGATGTGAACCCTAGTTGCTGCCTTGGGATCGCCTCGTTTGTCCTCTCATACCAGTTAGGAGACGTGAGCTTGTTTTTTTAGTGCACGGTCTAGTGATGATCATGGTACGTATTTTCATGTGGTTTATCTCTACGTTCGACATATGTTGTCATGCTTTATTCATGTATATGGACCCAATGTTATGTTTGAACTTGAATTTCCAAATATGAAAGCTGAGATGTTGGTCTTTTGTGTGAGGTTGGAACATAGATTTTTGAACGAGATTCATGCCAAGTTGGAGTTGAAGTAGAGTTTATATGCATACATAAGAGAAACCATCGgacatttttttttgtaaaagatCCAACCCAACATCGATGGCGGCTAGTGAGAGGATGGCAAAGTTtggcgggtggcggcggccgaggtGGCGTCGCAGTTGAGCTCGATGGTGGAGCTCGTTCATCATCTTGCCACCAACGACAAAGTCGTGCTCGAGGTGGTCGACACGCTCTAGTTGAGGTGTTTCTATGAGGGGCAAACAATCTCAGTTAATAGAGAGTGGTTATTTTTCAGTGCCTCTTCGAAATGATGAGGTGATAGCTGCATCTTGAAGTCAGAATAATGTCCTTCTCGTCATATCCTCACTTCAGTTAGCGTGTCTCGCGTCGTTGGAAGGCGCATGGAGTTATGGGTTCCGTGGATCTCCTGAGATTCAGTTGGTTTTCATGTTAGTTAATGCAGTTTTAGGTTTAACTCTTTCGATCTACAAATCTCATCTTTAACGATGGTTGCTACTCTAAACTTTAGCATGATGACTTTCCGTTCGGTGATAAAGAGGCGTGATATTCCGCCAAATCAGTCAACAGAACTCAGAAGTACAAAACACAGTCCAACGCCACAGCCACCGCCTGAAATCAAAGTTACTATCGAGCCGACAAAAGTTGCACCCAGACCCAGAGGGGCACGATCGAAGCAAAACGGGACAACGCCTTCCTGGATTCCGAGAAAATGGCGTCCTCCTCCCGTTTGGCACTTTTTTTTTCTACGTCCAGATTGATCTTAACCAGAAAAAAGTGCACCGTCGAGCACGACACAAGGACCCCAACGCATGTGTGCACGCAGCAAGTAATCCCACAGTGCACGCGATAACTTGTATATACATCACAGAGATTGAGCTACCACCAACCCTCGTCAGTTTATATACTTTAGGCCTTGTTCGGTTTCATCTGGATTGGACGTATTTGACGTATTGAGGGGATTAAATATTATGTAAGTTACTTCTAATACCCTCCAAACCACTCGAATCCACTTACGAAATGGATTAACCGAACAGGCCAGAAATACGTTCTCCAAAGGCACGTTTACGCAAATGACAAAGATTCCATCTCAACACGAACGAAAATGTACTGAAGCTACTGAATTACGTAAGGCGGTCGATTAGCAGCGGCTGCAGGGTTTACACAGCTCTTAGTAAGTCCATACAGCCGAGCAGTCTACAAGCATAAGGTGCTTCTGCTTCGGCATTGTACGAAAGAGAGAGATTATAGTTATACTGAGTTGCTGGTGGCCTAGACAGTTGCATAGGAGAGGAAGACAACCAAGGATGCCAAAGGTCTACCTCGCAattgcaaacaaaacaaaaaacatcaCCTTAGTCACCACTTCCTTGATCATTACCCCCAAGAGAACCAATGAGCACTGTAGATTAGTGTTTAGAGCGAAGGGGAGCTGTCATTTGTGAACGGGTGACAGCTCGTGGAGATGAGCGATGTCGGCGTTGGAGAAGTGGCTTGtgccgcacatcttctccaaaGGATCCTTGCAGCACCGCTGGAGCTCCAGGTACCTGTCCAGGTTGAAGTTCTTCCTCTGAATCAGCTTCCTCTGCCGCGACTGGAACAGCCTCTCCATGAAGTCTCGGTATGTTGGATCCCTCGAGGTGATGAGGAAGTAGGCGTAACCGACGACCAGGCCTGTCGTAGTTGTGAAGAATGTGATGGGCTCCATGACGTCCCACGAGAACTCCCAGAAGGTGAGCCTGAAGAAGAGCCCCATCTGTGTGATCAAGAACCCTAGCCCAGACCAGAGGATGCGGCGGACTTGCTTGTGTGCGAGCTTGTTGATATCTTCCAACTGTGTCTGCAGCTGCTTCAGCTCTTCCTTTCTGGGATCATCCTCAGGTGCCAGTGCAAGGGGCATAGCTTTTCTTACCAGATCCACAATCTGTACATAACAGGAAAAGGAATCAGTCTCAGCCAATGTTAAGTATCAGCTGATGTTACACTATTTCTATCCAATGTTAGGTACCAACTACTGCTACAGTACAATCGATGTTATATATCACTACATATTGATAAAAACTAGTATTGAATGAAGAATTCTAAATAATGAAATCAAAAAATGTAGTATAGCATAA contains:
- the LOC124666808 gene encoding calcium uniporter protein 6, mitochondrial-like, giving the protein MWRFSRSALRAAAAAGAPAPAAASRAAIACRLPPPCAALQRLRFASLPAAEARDAESEVTAEEARRLMRLANVEALKRRLGDGEVIPYADLLRACEEAGAARTRAEATALAGALDHAGVVLLFRDKVYLQPDKIVDLVRKAMPLALAPEDDPRKEELKQLQTQLEDINKLAHKQVRRILWSGLGFLITQMGLFFRLTFWEFSWDVMEPITFFTTTTGLVVGYAYFLITSRDPTYRDFMERLFQSRQRKLIQRKNFNLDRYLELQRCCKDPLEKMCGTSHFSNADIAHLHELSPVHK